A segment of the Lodderomyces beijingensis strain CBS 14171 genome assembly, chromosome: 1 genome:
CTGCCACTGGACCATATAGACCCCATGCTTCAGGAACCAAGCCACGGAACAACCGtggatgattttttttttttttgattttttggctgcttCTTTCTCCAATCTCGAAAACCCCTTCAGTTTCAAAACATGTGAATGTCTAAACCTCAAGTACTCAAGAAAAACAGATTTACTAACTGCTCATTTTTTTATAGTATACGTTAAAGGTAAACACATCTCCTACCAACGTTCCAAAAACGTCACCAACCCAAAGGTCTCCTTGATCCAAATTGAAGGTGTCGACTCACCACAAGATGCCAAGTTCTACTTGGGCAAGAGAATCGCTTACGTTTACAGAGCGGCAAAGGAAATCAGAGGTTCCAAAATCAGAGTCATTTGGGGTAAAGTTGCTAGAACTCACGGTAACAACGGTTTGGTGAGAGCTAACTTCAAGAAAAACTTGCCACCAAAGACCTTTGGTGCTTCTGTTAGAGTCATGTTGTACCCTTCAAACATCTAAGCAACGTTTATGGGAAATTTTGCACATCAATAAATC
Coding sequences within it:
- a CDS encoding 60S ribosomal protein eL33, encoding MAESHRLYVKGKHISYQRSKNVTNPKVSLIQIEGVDSPQDAKFYLGKRIAYVYRAAKEIRGSKIRVIWGKVARTHGNNGLVRANFKKNLPPKTFGASVRVMLYPSNI